A genome region from Sciurus carolinensis chromosome 19, mSciCar1.2, whole genome shotgun sequence includes the following:
- the LOC124970978 gene encoding Golgi-associated plant pathogenesis-related protein 1-like translates to MGKSASKQFNNEVLKAHNEYQQKHGVPPLKLCKELNQEAQQYSEAQASTRILKHSPESSRGQCGENLAWASYNQTGKEVADRWYSEIKNFQQPGFTSGTGHFTAMVWKNTKKMGVGKASASDGSSFVVARYFPAGNVVNQGFFEENVLPPKK, encoded by the coding sequence ATGGGCAAGTCAGCTTCTAAACAGTTTAATAATGAGGTCCTGAAGGCCCACAATGAGTACCAACAGAAGCACGGCGTCCCCCCGCTGAAGCTCTGCAAGGAGCTCAACCAGGAGGCTCAACAGTATTCTGAGGCCCAGGCCAGCACAAGGATCCTCAAGCACAGCCCAGAGTCCAGTCGTGGCCAGTGTGGGGAGAACCTTGCTTGGGCATCCTACAATCAGACAGGAAAGGAGGTGGCTGATAGATGGTACAGTGAAATCAAGAACTTCCAGCAGCCAGGCTTCACCTCAGGGACTGGACACTTTACAGCCATGGTATGGAAGAATACAAAGAAGATGGGCGTGGGAAAGGCATCTGCAAGTGATGGGTCTTCCTTTGTGGTGGCCAGATACTTCCCAGCAGGGAATGTTGTCAACCAGGGCTTCTTTGAAGAAAATGTCCTGCCTCCAAAGAAGTAA